The Sabethes cyaneus chromosome 3, idSabCyanKW18_F2, whole genome shotgun sequence DNA window tacatacagccaagcagattctttctgcgacgatttcaagctatcacaAAAGTGAGCAGAgggttttgttaccaaagaaacgggcaatacctACACTTTCCGCCAAATTTACGAATGCTTTTAGTGATAGTGGTGTATGGTGTCAAATTTGCACTCTGCATTAATCTCCTTGAGTCATTATTCGAAAACTCtagaactcaagactgggcatagTAGAAAGTCCGCATATACACAGCATAGGACGATACTGCCAACGCAATCTTTTATCCCAAGGGAGTTACTACTGCTCATAAGTGTTAGTGATCGTAACcatctgaaagaatgtatgcgtGTGATGTTGATGTACGATGTCATGCAATAAAATGTCCGTAAAgcgccaccgggaggattagtgttctataGACCGCCAGTTTTGTACGAATTCGCAAACTacggacttcagctggctacataatccgtagaaaacccgattcgcggctgcaactcgtcgtttcacttcgcggcttacatcgttgtcacatgtcacgagtgtaccaaagtatataaattcctccactacttcatatcgttcttcatctaactccacctcggcaccaacaccactttggctcccacgttccctatcagcaaccatgtacttcgttttggcggtgttaatggtaagtcccaatttcgccGCTTACCTTTTAAAGggtctgaaggcctcttccatttcgctacggttgattccgatgatatcgacgtcatccgcaaaaacaagaagcatgtgagatttcgtgatgatagttccattcctttccacgtttgcccttcgtaatgcaccttccaaggcaatgttgaataacaggttagagagtgcatccccttgcttcagtccatccaacgtcacgaaagcagctgaggtctcacctaCTATTCTAAcccatgatttggatccgtcaaGCGTCGCATGAATCAGCGTAAGTAGttttgtcggaaaaccatgttctagcattatctgccacagcttatttcgtttacCTGAAtctacgccgctttaaagtccacaaacagatgatgtgtctgcaagttgtactcccggaacttgtctagcaagtgatgcagggtaaacatctgatccgtcgtggagcgaccctcacgaaaaccagcttggtactctccgacgaaggactccgccaacggtctcagtctgcagaacaggatacgggaaagcatcttataggcagaattgagcaatgtaattccttgatagtttttacactccagtcgatgtccctttttgaaaattgggcaaatgaggccatccaaccactccttcggcatttgttcttcctcccagattctgacaatgatccggtggattgcttcgtacagcccccaagtagcacacattgtcacaattgagtcgcagcggctgatatgcgacaaatttaaatgtaaaacttgggttacagtaacttaaaacataacagttgtgtaaccgaaatagcgcaacttatgtaactaaacatGGTTACATTTACAGTTACTCAAtgaccaatatgtaacatgtatagttacaaaatggttactattgaagttacacataaactgtaaactgactttcaattggtggcaaattagttatattgaaacttttattgcatagcgaaaacaatgcagcaggttacaatattgctagaatacaagaaaattatttcaatctatggctgtcaacgtcaagcagtaaatttaactgttgaatatagaagagtgtataaatttcgcttgttatttcaacacaaattttaatgcagtttcaaatttatggttaaatgcatgattctagctttgaaaaattcacgcgctcttatttaatctagcttttcgttacctacttctttaaaaaattgattttttgtaaaacaaatatgtacaaatataaaaattttaattttaactttctgattttttaaatttattcttaacgATAATgtattagtggagcattcacctagaaatcattgaaaaataaattgttttcactATCACTTAGCAAAATTCATAGCCAtattgcctttggttttaactactacaccatcgtccttgatgttttgtatcgttttcggtatATTgcacatgaaatgattttaagcagacattggtaatagatatcgggaaaggtgttttttagtgattgttgtaaaaagaaagtgttaatttaatatgaaagaatagtttcagtttgaataaaacaatttaccagcagtgttaatcatagaaggttacatttcagtcacattctagttgcacgtaacctttgccttcgacctggttacgctattggttacggtaaccaatattaaatctgttgtggtcaccaagtaactaaaatatttcttatgtcgtcatttctaaattacactgtaacctagtttcattgccggtttcgtttcgatgtaacttgatcattttgacgtttgagaataatcaaaatttgtttacttaataccaatgtctgtgcggagatgattccaagtaccatcaatttagtaagtaaacgcatttacaagagcattttacaacccgtgtaccaattgtttaactttaccattagtaaaattcttgagatctagtttttgcttaacccgttgtgtttacaaggaaccgtGAACAAGTtgctgcgaaaatgttactagccgactttttttgacttcgtaactgctcgtaacggaaaattaactgttttgcgaccagcaagttgatgacagtttggaaaaaggtttcatttgtgtcacttgataactatttggtaactcgtaactgaaaggtgactgttttgcgacgaccaagttgttgacagttcgaaaaaaaggtttcaatttggtcatttggtaactacctggtaactttttgagatttttgttactagaaaactaaaaagtaactatttttaattttatgtaacctaactcgttacaagtatcctaaatgtaactgctgtgcaacctttttttatttttgtaattagttacaagtgctacttgggccgctcgctccccgcttttagaagttcagctgagataccgtccttcccaacaGCTTtcccgtttttcagctcactgattgcctttttaacctcctccggTGTTGGTGGcttcacagcttgaccatcgcttacaattcatACCCTGTCCCTGCTGACctccgcgtttacctctccattcaacagtatcTGGAAGTGTTCCTTCCACCTGGAtgctaccgccgttttatcggtaagcaggttgccagcactatcacactatcattgcacattacaggcatggcaaaattcctgcatctcaccgttttatagaaactccgtgtgtcgttgctggcgtatcgcccCTCTGCGCCggtgagcacgtgctcctcgtactcgcgtttctttggacgatggattctttttctgcagctttagtctctctgtacctctctctgttttaacGCATTGCCGCAGTGAGTATGCGgttcctggcctggttcttttcatctatcactctctggcattcggcatcaaaccagctgttacgctgtcttcaacgcgtcgtgcctacaacctctctcgcagctgtttcgatggcaccatagatgttcctccacagcccatttataccttctccttctacctggtgttctgcgattcgttgatcaagcttcctgacgtactccactgctacaccgtatgccgttaaccgctggatgttgcaacgcagcgtcctctcagtgcgagctttcgccgtattcgacagccttgcgtgaatcttactcactacgagatagtggtcagagtcgatatttggtccctgaaaagaccgtacatcgataatatccgaaaagtgtcgaccgtcaatcaagacatgatcgatctaagACCTAGAGTCTggatttggatgcctccagaagtgtttccaaatattcaaacgtggaaagtaggtgctacagatggccattcctcttaccgtggcaaaatttatgagcctcagaccgttatcattggtcgacagataaaggctatgtcttccaataactggacggaagatatcctccctcccgatctgcgcgtttgcatctccaatgatgattttcacgtcgtgttttgggcactctccataggtcctctcaagcctgtcgtaaaactcgtccttagcatcatcggatttatcatttgtcggttcGTATAAGTAgcctatagttgaagaatttgcccttaatcctcaacacgcgtatacggtcatctacggaccTCCactggataactcgttgcttttgttttcccaacactacgaaaccgactccatgttctgcttttttaccgccactgtagtagatgtggtacttgaaaaaagtgcctgcaataggctctactgcacggaactccctttctccggaatttggccaccgaacttcctgaatagcagcaatctccactccgagttgatgcagctctcgagcaagcaagccagcccgtgccggttcatggagagttcggacattccaggtaccaagtttccaatcgttatcccttaatcgtttccatgtcccttgccgtgtccaataccgattgttccgtcctgaatttctttcttcgttgttcgtggtaattgtgttttcggtatactacctcaccggggtcgcgatagctgcatcccgctgatgggtctgccatcttaggtatagcttgcgggatacagcatttcatattcagccgcccgtttcgagacagacgctgggtgagccgcccctcacctgtaGAACAGGCACTCTGGTTCgcagctgcttcagtaagtacatgaagcatttccgggtaaggccatcgaccgtcatcatttgacttagatctgcgtagaggcgccaggtgggagcttgagagagccagagctatgtttgacgcttcttccaggtaactctctccatttcatacccagaatgcgattatgtcgccgtaataatcagaagagagggacaccaaagagagtccctcaatgttacttaggtccttttgaaaagttacgtgaGATTTCATCACTTGAGATAAGCATCTTGCACGTGAACAGAACGCTAAAAATATTCAACCACATTTTAAATTGCTTGATGGTAGCTACCAGCGAGCTCTTTAATTCATTTGAAACATATATCCTACTAGTTGTCTAGCTCTAGGAAAATGGGTCAGTCGTTTTGGTTTTAAACCAAATTAAGTATAACCACAAATGTGAAGCTGTcgttttgtctcactgttctcCAATAAGTGAAGAGAGTTAGATAACGAGTATTGCATAGTGAAACACCTATTTGAATTCAATTCAAaccattttttttgaaacgatggttttaacaattgatggagggacggtaggggaaagtaatgaaaattttttgggaaaggaggggaaagcgtggaaaggaaggaggggtaatacagtggacccccgttcgtttgaacgattcctcatgcaaactaacggggttactttttagtttgaacaactggtaacgcGAAATATTCTgtaacctgtgtgaactggtcgccctgctctttgttattgttttggtggtttgttttagttggcagttgcaagtgcgaatattgcattttccgatcggatttctatcttaatcgtaaggaaaacgaaatgtgaaaccgattaaacacgctaggtcaatacaaacaaatcgtgtttatgtgcattgtctgcataaacaaatgatgtcatgttgagaatgacatttgaaccatttttaatttgcacgtcatgcaaaccagcggggttcaaattaaaaagtgttcagattaaaaatggtcaaacgaacgggggtccacggtaggtAGCTGCGCTtgacaagttgtcgttgtgactcctatcttttgtccagtcttcttttgtccagcgcctctatgattcaaaggtacacgggtaccagtgagtcacacgccctggcaagtcttgtgggttcaaatctggttataatctctgattatagcttggtccgACCCATgctccttccagcattagagaaaattaatctggattaatccaggtacaaaCCATGTAtttaaccaaaaaattttcgCAAGGTCCTCAGGTCACCTTTATTTTCCAGGAAAATTTTGTGAATCTTGAATGCTTGATGGCGAAGTTTGACTGTTGACTGACTCACTATAGACTATTATCCCCGATTTTTATCGATAAgcgtttagcgattagcgagctaactttttcttttagcgaattagcggttagcgacgctaaattttcGGTAAGCGGTGCCCACCACTGGTCATTTTCTATACTTGTTGTTACTCGCATTCAAACAACTAGGTatacgaagaaaagcagttggtTTAacccacggttactcgcgcagTTGTATTTTATTATAACGCCTTTGGAACGTTAACTTTTTCCCGGtatattgtgcatttacttgatcgatggattccgaggggagttcaggtactgtttcaaacgttccaaaggtaaaaaaaatgactaaattggcaacacagttcgtaatgttttatcgccataactggcaacataggctcattgcgtttctgtcgcaaccttaatcgtgacttcgtgttaatcatacaaaagcattaaataaattgttttcgaatacgaacgttattgctttgttattgcttgtttggataatgaaggataaactacgctttattcactatgaaatttcggcaaaccggcgttgaaaatacaaattcctttcacgctgaatttcattccgttttttctgatagaacggtaattcctaggtttatttactttgctcgattggttccaataatgaaacagcgatgatgacacaatttgacattttatctatcaaaagctacaaacgaccctttttacgaccgttcagaaacacgactgtttcaaccagGGGGaatctatcggtaaggaattgtgaaactcacatgtgaagggacaggtgaccataattttcaatgccgctcttgctactttttttctcaccgatttgctgctcttgcctgcatatgtagcttccgaaaagtttcttagtttgatttatttacgctaaaaatAAGATAAATGCATTATggggatcaaaacaatacaaacgacaattgcgctgcgtgtttgggtttgagtttctgtcaactgcagcagacaaaaatagagttgcgagtcccctggctcgaaatcaatcacacgtcgtttggtccatgacagtacaaacgtcatggaccaaacaccatctgcggtaacgcacacatgtatggaatTTGACAATATgagcaatagatcccccctggtttcaaccgtgtccagtaagggaatgcgcgcacaatatcTCAGTTCAGGATTCTGGCAATAAACAAACTTATTGCTTTCAGCAGTATAGTTTCAACAGTTAATCAGTAGACTAAGATTTTTCAAGCGGTGGACAAAATTTCATAAGCTTTCAAGTGGTGTTAGTATTCGAGTAAATTCTGTTCTGATGCCTATTAATTGAAAATGGCGTGGGTAACGTAAGGTTAAGCATATATTCgttatgtgcgcgaaacggtactgccaccttcccaagtttgttctataatttcctatataaatgatgtatacaaatttcaaactaaTTTTGCGCATATGGTTTTTGGAGTGCCTTAGTCGATCGGTTTTATTCCTCACGTTTTGGCATTTACGTTTGTCGAGAATCCAATATCCAATAACTATCCAGTTGTAATGTAATAAATAAACTATGAAATTAATGGGTTGCAATCTAAACGGAATTAAACTATTTGAGGGGAAATAACTACAAACGGTCAAATTTgaaccagaagaaaaaaaaatttgtgaaaTGGTTTACAGCCTAAATAACGGATGACAAATCGGGAAATTTTCCTTGAAGTTTTCTAGGAAAATAGAAAACCCGGAAATTTCGAAAGACTGTTTAGGCTCATTTAAGAACTCCCGTATGATTGCTCTAACAAAATGTTCCGAGTCGATTACATTTCACCTAACTTTGTGATGTTTTACATCTCCGTGTACCGCATGTGACGTCTGACGTTTAATCGCCTGGTTTGTTTTGAATATTGGAGTCATCAAAACGTTGACCTCATAACTTCATTGATAGAAACGATAGAACCCGATAGAACCATTTCGATTCAATTCAGAAGTCTCAGTTTCGTTCCATTTAACAGCAGTGCCAGTTGTGGTTGCAATAAGTTAATTGTGGTGAGTGTTTGTAAAAAGCTGCGAATTGATGCGATAAAAagccataataaaatattacacGGACAGTTTATTCTAAAGGCGCTATAGTTATAGGATGTATTTAAAATACGAGTGGTGTttgacttgaattttttttatcattattaTAGTAAGCTCATGAGATATCAGTTTTTCGTATCTGTTCTTAAAAGTGTTACTAACAAGTCAATAAAAACTTGTAGAAACATTAAAAAGTGAATATAAAAGTGTGATTCATCAATCAACAAATTAACATATCAAATTGCATTGATGAGTAATATACTGTAGAAATAAAAGTAAACAGCCCATTGTCCTTTGATACTGCTATCAgcagatgaaaacaaaaatagttgaaaaaagATAAGATTGTAATTAAATAGAATCAACATATCCCTGTGGGAGTAACAAGAACCAAATACGAGTTCTGCAGAGTGTAAGCTTAAAAATTTCTTGTCAGTTCTAGCTCTAGGTTATACAAGGAACTTTCGTATGTACACTACTACTAGACTGTTAAAAAACTGGTCAGCAAACAAATCTAAAACGACAAGTACTCCATTTGTTTAATGTACACAAATAGGACTAGATTTTTAGGTTATTTAGTTGAATTAAATATCATTATGTTTAGCAAACCCTGGCAAATCGTCATTGGGAAACACGCCATTTCGTATGTTTTTATTGTGTCGAAGTCAGCGAGAATTGCACACCTGAATGCACACTACACGTATCAAGGTCATCTGACCAATCGTATATAATTGGCTGTAGTCGAGCTTACGAGATTACTTGAGTCTAAGTATGTTATTTTTTCATAACAGCTTAACATTATTTCAAAGAACAAGGTAAAGGAATCCTTTGTGACTTTGTACTATTCATTTAGAACAATTGAAGTACTTACCGCAAAAGATTTTACAATCACGTTGATtacacgttgttaatttaatgCATCAACTGATATTCTATTTTTGTGACGATAgcttaaaatatttaataagtGGTAGTGTAATTAGCAAATTACATTCCTTTTTCGGAAATTGATCTGCTGCTTTTATTCGATAGACTTGGAAGCCGACTGTTATTGTACAGTGCAATGGCGGGGCTACTGATGGGGTCGTATTAACTCTAAAAATCTCTTTCATTCGATATTCGAACATACCACAACTGGATTGATCACCAAAATCATATCTCGAGGCTAACCTGCAAGTTGAGTAATTATAAAGTTCAAATTTAAGATTAAAAATAAACCAGGTTGATGCATggaaatatataataataatcaaGTCATTTCCTCTCATATGATGGCATTAAGCAAAGTTGTTAAAAAAATTTGTGTATGAAGCCTAAGCGTTCCTCGTTAAGCCGTGTGCAATATCAGGTTTTACTGCCTTATCGCTGTTTCCAGAAATAggtagataaaaaaaattataaaatgcaAGCAACTGCCAAACTTGAAAAAAGAATAATTGAAAGGATGGAAAACAGAATGATATAAtgaaaaaacgaatattttattttttgaagatTAATAATTTAATTGTGTCGCCTATTTCAAAAACGAAGATTTTGTTGTTAGCTGAATTAAcggcgtaaaaaaaacttttgttgaTTTTCCTCTGCTTCAGTAAAAATATCCTGAACATAAAAATTGTTGTTTGTCTGAACATTTACCAGCTAGTTGTACTAGTTTTAGCacagtaatatttttttcgttacaGCGTCTCATCCACGGCCTGCAAAAGTGCAAATGTAACAAATCGGAATGCTGTGATATTACATGACCTGCTTTCAGTACGCGTTGCATATCAGTCGTCTTCGTCTATGAAGATTTCTTCAACACATTATCAAAAACATCCGCTGTACCATtgttgttatcgtttgtaggccgTAACCGGAAGCAAActttgcagaaaaaaatcaaccatGTGTTCGTCATGCACAGACTTTCAGAAAAAAATGGTGTCATTTGGATGCTCAGCATTCCTTATTCTTTTCGCCATTGTTTTAGGAAGCTTGTGGCCGACACTGTCATCTAATTTACTACATGAGGTAAGTCATGGTGCATCTCGTGAACAATATTAGTAGTCCTataatttataacttttttgcAGAAATTGGTTATCAAGAATGGTTCAGTCAACTATCAGAACTGGATCAGAACACCAATTCCAATGTTCCTAGAAATATATATGTTCAATTGGACAAACCCTGAAGATCTACATAAATTTCCGGAAATAAAACCTAATTTCCAAGAAATGGGACCTTACGTATTTCACGAAGTACACGAAAGGGTGAACTTGATTTGGAATTCTAATGACACAGTAACCTTCAACCAACGGCGTACATGGCATTTTGACCAGAAACTTTCGAACGGAACACTCGACGACAAAGTCACTAACCTCAACGTTATTTCTCTGGTAAGTTAcacaaacaataaaaatgttaaCTACTAAATAAATGTGGAAACTGTCTTTGCAGAATGTTGCGTATTTGCTGCGAAATGCCGATGCTGTGAAGAAATTTGCTGCTAACATATTGGTGGATTTGGATGGTTCTCTACTATGGCATAGCAAAACAATACGGGAGTTATTGTTTGACGGGTTTGATGATACTTTGCTGGATGTGTTAAAAACTCTTAATGATACCGTCAAAATTCCTTTCGATAAGTTTGGATGGTTTGTGAACCGTAATCTGAGCGAAAGCTACGATGGAACATTCACAATGAAAACGGGGGCAGATTCGTTGGAGAATACTGGTTTGCTGACACTATGGAACGGTGCAAGTAATACTGGGATGTATCAAGGTCAATGTGGTGAAGTTAGAGGGACTACTGGAGAATTGTGGCCTGTTATGCACAGCAATAAAACTAACGTTACTATCTTTGCTTCGGACGTGTGTCGTTCATTGACGCTTCAGTATGGAGAGGGTGTAATTATAGATGATGTCGAAGGTTCTAAATATGTTGGAGACGATAAAGTATT harbors:
- the LOC128739217 gene encoding protein croquemort-like; translated protein: MCSSCTDFQKKMVSFGCSAFLILFAIVLGSLWPTLSSNLLHEKLVIKNGSVNYQNWIRTPIPMFLEIYMFNWTNPEDLHKFPEIKPNFQEMGPYVFHEVHERVNLIWNSNDTVTFNQRRTWHFDQKLSNGTLDDKVTNLNVISLNVAYLLRNADAVKKFAANILVDLDGSLLWHSKTIRELLFDGFDDTLLDVLKTLNDTVKIPFDKFGWFVNRNLSESYDGTFTMKTGADSLENTGLLTLWNGASNTGMYQGQCGEVRGTTGELWPVMHSNKTNVTIFASDVCRSLTLQYGEGVIIDDVEGSKYVGDDKVFDNGLKYAEAACWCNSEPKQCPDVKPGVFNASACKFDSPTFVSYPHFYLADTSYREAIDGMKPNRSKHEFYIALEPHTGIPLDVRAQLQINMLLQPVRGFRLYEKVPKMMIPMLWFTQRATLTTELAKQAKMALMLPQLGIYIAIFFGTTGVLLSGLFTYLCIRKWTGQVPYEELLR